AAGTAGCTCAGTACAGGTAAGTTCTGTGCTTTTGCTTCAGCCAGTTGAGCTGGAGACAGAGACAGTACTACAGAGAATACGAAGAACATTACGAAGCCAAGCAGCATGAACGAAGCACGCTTAAGAATGGCGTCAGATTTCGCAGCAGCGTTGTCGCCGTGTGCTTTACGCTGTGCTTGTGCCATAGAGGACACTGCTGGGCTGTGGTTGAACGAGAAGATCAACATTGGGATCGTCAGGTAAACAACCATCATCAGGTCACCGAAAGCAGGCATCTTGTCGAAGGACATCGCTTCCATTGACCAGCTTGGAATCAGGTAAACTGACATACCAAACAGAATCGCAACCAGTGGGTAAACCAATAGCTCAGTGGCTTTCAGCATCAACTTCTGGCCTAGGATCATCACTGACATCATCATTGATACCAATACACCTGACAGAATCCAGCGTGGGATTGATTCCATGCCCATCTGGTTGACCATAAAGGAGTCTAAGGTGTTGGTGATGGCGTTACCGTAGATCAGTACGATTGGGTAAATCGCAAAGAAGTATAGGAACGAGATGATGATACCGGCGTTCTTACCGAAATGCTCAACGACAACGTCAGACAGATCAGCATTTGGGTTCTTAGAAGACAGAACAAAACGACCCAGTGCACGGTGAGACAGGTAGGTCATTGGACCAACCAGCATTGCAATCACGATCAATGGCCAAAAACCTTCAAGGCCAGCACGGATTGGCAGGAATAGTACACCGGCGCCTACCGCGGTACCGAACATAGACAGTGACCAAGTTAGGTCCTGCTTAGAAAAGCCGACTGATTTTTTATCAGTTGTGGTTGCAGTGTTGTTCTGCATGATTATCACCTATGAGTGTGTTCGAGTTAGCGAGGCACAGAATAGGGATTTGAGCGAACAAAAAGGTGATATAAATCACCTCAGTGAAGATCATAAGTGACCAAGGTCACGTTCTGCAACAGAATATCATTCGAACCACAGATTGGTCTTACCAATTTACCATTAATAATGCGCATACAGTGTCTTTTACAGAGAACTATCCCAGTCGAACGGTGGCGAGATAGATCACCAATGTCGATATTTTGTGATTAATGCCACCTTGTTGCTGATGAGTAACGTCTTTCAACCAAATACAAACAAACCGCCAGTGATTGTAACGTTTGCGAGCTTGCACCACAGCGGTGCGTGAATCTCAGTCGAGCGAGGTGGCAATAGCAGCCGGAAGGAAGTTCAGTCGGAGTTGGCTAAGGCGGCATCGATAATCGAGTTACCAATGCCAATGGAGCGTTTAGCCGCGTGGATAGGCTGTGGCGGCTGGCTTATCCAAATAACAGTTTGCACCCCATAAAAATGAGGAAGGCTGCAAATGCTCGTTGCAACCACAGTTGCGACAATTTCGCCCCCAACGCCGCCCCCACTCGAACAAATTGGGAGCTTGCCACTACAATACCAGCAAAAGCAGGCAGATAAACGTAGCCTAAAGTCCACTCTGGTAAGTCGACGGCATTCCAGCCATTAACAATAAAACTGGTCACGCCTGCGACCGCCAGTGGCAATGTCAACGTGGCCGAGGTGCCTACGGCACGCTTCATATCAACTGAGCAATAGCGCAAAAATGGCACACTCAAACTCGCTCCACCGATCCCGACCATGGCGGAAAGGGTGCCGATGACACTGCCGGCTGCGATCAAACCACCACTGTGGGGCAGCTTACGCCCGGCATCAGGCTTTAAACCAAACAACATCTGGGTCGCAATAACAAACATGAACACTCCCAGTAAAATGGCTAAACCGTCGGCCGGAACCCTATCAGCGATAATTCCGCCTAAGTAAGCACCAAAAAGTACCCCAGGAGTAAAACGCTTGACGATGCTCCAATCAACATTACCCCGTTGATGGTGGTTTTGAATCGCACTAATCGCAGTAATCACAATGGTTGCTAATGAGGTCGCGATAGCCATGTGGATATAGATATCTTGGCTTAAGCCCATCAAGCTAAACGTGGTGATCAGCACTGGTACAATTACTAACCCGCCACCAATTCCAAACAACCCTGATAAGGTGCCAGCGAAGGCACCTAAGCACAGATAAATCAGTAAATCCGACATGTTGGTTATTTCCCTTACAAAACCAAACACATTGTCTCAGTGAGTCTGGCAAAATAACAGCCATATATCTAACCGGTAACCGTTATGTCAGAGAAACGAGCAGTCGTAGCATCGAAAAACCCTGTAAAAGTTCAAGCCGCGCAACAGGCACTATCACAAGCTTTTCCCGCCACCACTTGGTTAGTTGAAGGCTTTGCAGTTCCGTCTGGTGTTGCCGAGCAACCATTAACCGAAACTGAGACTCGACTCGGCGCTGAAAACCGTCTCAATGCCTTGCGTTTGGCTCAGCCTGACGCCGATTTCTATGCTGCATTTGAGGGTGGTTATGACCGATTTAACGGCTCGCCTTTTACTTTTGCCTATGTTGCTATCTCCAATGGCGAACGAGTGCAATTCGGCCGCAGTGCCACCCTGCCCCTACCCGAACAAGTTGCAATCCAACTGGAACAAGGGGGCGAACTTGGGCCGCTGATGGACATCTTATTTAACGATCACAACATCAAACAGAAAGGCGGAGCTATTGGATTATTTACCAATGGCAAGGTTGATAGGTGCAGCACCTATCGCGATACCATGACACTGTTGCTGGCGCCCTTTTTACATCCCAACCTGTTTTAGCCAATCTGCCGCTCCAAGCAAATTAATGGCTCATTCATACGCAGCTGAACGGATCGACTCGCGCACCACAGTTTTAGCGTAGTCATTAGTTTACTTGGCATTTGGCGGCGCGAACTGGAATCTCAGTAGCAATTTATGCTGTCGAAATAACTGAGAACTAAACAGATCCGTTAAACACGTTATTCAGCACAAGCAGTTAGACTAAGTGAAACAGGTGCCTTAAGTGGCCTAAAAAATGGCTGTGTCCAACCTCTGCATCAGCAAGTGATCCAGCATTAGTTTTCCCATTAGCAACCACGCTGACGACGTCCTATATTAAGCTCAACACTCCGGTAGGAATCATTGTTGCTCCCATTAATGAAGCAGAGATTGCGGTAGCGTAGCGCTACCGCAATAAAGCTTATTCTGCTGGGCGAATTACCTTGTCTGATGATGTTGCTGCAGCAATCTCATCTTCAGTAAAGAGCAATGGACGCAAGTTATTGTTGTCACTGTAATATTGAGTTTGGTCATTCCAATGAGGTGACTGGAAGTTATTCGACTGACTGTAGGTCAATAATCCCCGAGCCGTCGGCCCATTGTCACCAAAGCCTACCACCATCATCCAACTAGAACCGTAACGGACATGATAACCTTCAGTGCTTAGCTGCGAACGCAACGGCTCGCCACTAACAGGATCAGTAACCGCGGTATAGGCATGTTGTGGTAACAAGGTATCATCACGGCTGTCGAGTGAATAACTGAACACATTAAAGCCACCTTCGCGATTGTTACTACCTGAAATGGCAATCTTGGCACCTGAAGCGCTGCCATCCGGCAACGACTTCTCGATAAACTGCATCGAGCCAAGGGGGGCATCAAGTCCAAAGCCGGCGTTCGTTAAGCTTTGCGCCGCCTGAGCCAAAATAACCAGCGCACTGCCATCATCAACCAACCCTGCTGGGGTAGTTACAGGCATGGTCGACACAAACGGTTGAGTTAGATGACTACCAGTATCAAATCGATGGGCAAATTCACGCAATAGCGCCCCCCCGATACTGTCTTTATTTTGCGCCCCATTCCATTGGCCTAGCGCTGCACAGGCGTTGGTTAAATCAACCACAGTGCCATTACCAATATCGACGCCGGTACTCCCTTGCGCTTCACACTGAGTCAATAACTCTGGCAACACCAACTCTCCCAAATAAGCGCGGTTGGAAAACAGTGCCGCTTCAACCTCGGCGGGGTCAAACAAACCATCATCACCACTGCTATCGGTTAACAGAGTTAGCCCCAATCGCGTTCGTAACGTTTGTTCGCTACGACGCTTACCGTATAACGGTGACACGTCCTCAATCGGTTCTGCAGGGTTGGTAACCCAATAGGAGTTATTAGAGTTCTGCACAAAATCCTGACGAACTAGCTTCGGTGCACTGTCGTAAGGCACCGCGTCATCGAAGGCAAATAGCGGTTCGTAAGGAAAAATAGTAAAGCCGGCTTGCTCTTTAATCGTTATTAAATCAGGAGATACCCGTAACGCGGTTTGGGCATAGTCACTGATATGCGGCACTGTTGAGTCATCGATATAGAAGGCATTACCTTGGTCATCGGCGTACATGGTATTGTTAAAGATAACCCCATCGAAATCCCTAAACGCTTGTTGGAACTGATCAATATTGGTGGCTAGGTTCATTGCTAACCAATGCTCTAATACGTCAACATTCTCTTCATTCGCATCTTGAATAAAAAACGCTTGGCTATCGTCCCACGCGAATGGGGCTAACGTCGGCGGTGCTTCAACCATAACTCCCTTAGCCGTACGGTAGATGGTCTTTTCAAATGGCACTACCACCCCTCCGCCAACATTAACGTCGATGCTGAC
The genomic region above belongs to Ferrimonas lipolytica and contains:
- the yjjX gene encoding inosine/xanthosine triphosphatase, translating into MSEKRAVVASKNPVKVQAAQQALSQAFPATTWLVEGFAVPSGVAEQPLTETETRLGAENRLNALRLAQPDADFYAAFEGGYDRFNGSPFTFAYVAISNGERVQFGRSATLPLPEQVAIQLEQGGELGPLMDILFNDHNIKQKGGAIGLFTNGKVDRCSTYRDTMTLLLAPFLHPNLF
- a CDS encoding aromatic amino acid transport family protein, which encodes MQNNTATTTDKKSVGFSKQDLTWSLSMFGTAVGAGVLFLPIRAGLEGFWPLIVIAMLVGPMTYLSHRALGRFVLSSKNPNADLSDVVVEHFGKNAGIIISFLYFFAIYPIVLIYGNAITNTLDSFMVNQMGMESIPRWILSGVLVSMMMSVMILGQKLMLKATELLVYPLVAILFGMSVYLIPSWSMEAMSFDKMPAFGDLMMVVYLTIPMLIFSFNHSPAVSSMAQAQRKAHGDNAAAKSDAILKRASFMLLGFVMFFVFSVVLSLSPAQLAEAKAQNLPVLSYLANEFDSPVISLLGPLVAFLAIFSSFFGHYLGAKEGLAGMARKSCPNAVEAMGEKKFDKALVAFFFFTTWGVAIINPSVLGMIESIGAPFIAAILFLMPMYAIKKVPAMKKYDGKVSNIFVAIMGLVAISAIVKDLLF
- a CDS encoding penicillin acylase family protein — encoded protein: MTIRPFLVTALTAALVLAGCDNDYDVPTPPVAVVPPAPEPIVPPSVTTMADGTLEARIRRTSYGVPHIEADSLQEIAFGSGYAQAEDHLCILADGFVKANSERSKFFGPHRSIDFNTGDVLAEDNQNIISDFGYKALGVRASAEVLLDTMPERSVAMMSGFTEGYNLYLSELETNQTPNLPCAGQAWVEPIEPVDLLTYLFSIALLPGSANFLDLIFFANPGDGDEYLPQPAATAAIDELSKPQQQLLAQIHDKARSRAGKITTPELNPIDLGSNGWGIGSELSANGKGIVLGNPHFPHTGQLRFWQSHLTIPGELDVMGGSLVGTPGIINIGFNQNLAWTHTFSTAEHFIMYNLALKEGDRLTYLYDGAELPIESELVSIDVNVGGGVVVPFEKTIYRTAKGVMVEAPPTLAPFAWDDSQAFFIQDANEENVDVLEHWLAMNLATNIDQFQQAFRDFDGVIFNNTMYADDQGNAFYIDDSTVPHISDYAQTALRVSPDLITIKEQAGFTIFPYEPLFAFDDAVPYDSAPKLVRQDFVQNSNNSYWVTNPAEPIEDVSPLYGKRRSEQTLRTRLGLTLLTDSSGDDGLFDPAEVEAALFSNRAYLGELVLPELLTQCEAQGSTGVDIGNGTVVDLTNACAALGQWNGAQNKDSIGGALLREFAHRFDTGSHLTQPFVSTMPVTTPAGLVDDGSALVILAQAAQSLTNAGFGLDAPLGSMQFIEKSLPDGSASGAKIAISGSNNREGGFNVFSYSLDSRDDTLLPQHAYTAVTDPVSGEPLRSQLSTEGYHVRYGSSWMMVVGFGDNGPTARGLLTYSQSNNFQSPHWNDQTQYYSDNNNLRPLLFTEDEIAAATSSDKVIRPAE
- a CDS encoding sulfite exporter TauE/SafE family protein; this encodes MSDLLIYLCLGAFAGTLSGLFGIGGGLVIVPVLITTFSLMGLSQDIYIHMAIATSLATIVITAISAIQNHHQRGNVDWSIVKRFTPGVLFGAYLGGIIADRVPADGLAILLGVFMFVIATQMLFGLKPDAGRKLPHSGGLIAAGSVIGTLSAMVGIGGASLSVPFLRYCSVDMKRAVGTSATLTLPLAVAGVTSFIVNGWNAVDLPEWTLGYVYLPAFAGIVVASSQFVRVGAALGAKLSQLWLQRAFAAFLIFMGCKLLFG